The DNA sequence GGAGAGGATGGCGGAATCGGGAAGCATCGGGGCCACCATGGTGCCGGCCTTGATCACCGCACTGGCAAAGCCGCCGGGGCGCAGTTCGGGCGCATAGGCCAGCGCGATGCGCGCAAAGCCCTGCCGGGTCTGCGGATCGATAACGGGCGACACCTGCCAGACCTGACCCGTGAACTTGCGGGCACCGCCAACCGGGGTCACCTCGGCGGAAACGCCGGCTGTAACCTTGGCGAGATCCATTTCGCCGACCTGCGCCTTCAGCTCCATCTCGCCGTCCTTGGCGATGCGGAACAGCACGCCGCTGCCACCGCCAACTACCTGACCGGGTTCGATGCGCCGTTCGAGCACGAGGCCTGCGGCGGGGGCGACAATGTTCAGCCGAGCGATCTGCGCGCCGATCTGGGCGAACGAGGCGCGGGCGACGCGGACGCGCGCATTGGCGGCATCGCGGGTGGCAGTCAGCCTGTCGACATCGGCCTTGGAGATGAAGCCGCGATCCACCAGCTTGAGCGCGCGATCGAGGTTCGCCTGAGCCAGTCGGGCATCGGCCTCCGCAACAGCGATCTGCGCGCCGGAGCCGGCCTGCTGCTGCACCTGAACCGAACGATCGATCACCGCGAGCACCTGTCCGGCCCGCACCCAGTCACCCGCCTCGACGAGAACCTGGCGCACCTGACCGCCTTCACCGACCGAGCCCACCGGCATCTCGCGGCGGGCAGCCAGCGAGCCGTTGACGTTGATCATGCCTTCTACCGTCACGGCCCCCGGCGCAACGACCGAAACGCGCGGTGCCTGGTCCTTCTTCTCGGCCTCCTGGCCACCGAAGCCATGCAGCACGAAGAACAGCGCGATCAGCAGGACGACCGCGCCGGCAATGATCAGGATGGTGCGCTTGCGAGAGCGGCGATCCTCTTCCTCGACAGCATCGAGCGGCCCGCCCGCCAGCTCTTGTCCGTCAACGGCGGAATCGATGCTGGATTCGTAGTTCATCAAGTCATGCCCTGGTCTGCTGGCCGGAAAATCGCATTTCCCGGAAATGGTTCGATCGCAGCTGTGTTAGATCAATACATCACTGGCGGCAACAGTGTTGGACAGCAGCAATCGTCAAGCGAGGCATAGACTTCGACCAATGGTCTGGCAATCAGCGAGAATGCACTGATTTGTAACACGCCGAAACGGCAACGGCCGGACCCCGCGAAGGGGCCCGGCCGTAGCTTTTGCGCGGTCTGCGCGGAGGGTCAGTACTTCAGCTGGCGCTCGTACAGTTCGCGGTAGTGCTGGATGCGCGTGACGCGCAGGCCCTGCATGCCCGAACGATCGACGGCCCGCTGCCAGCCGGCGAATTCCTCAAGCGTCAGGCCATAGCGGTCGCAGGCCTCGT is a window from the Novosphingobium sp. TH158 genome containing:
- a CDS encoding efflux RND transporter periplasmic adaptor subunit, whose product is MNYESSIDSAVDGQELAGGPLDAVEEEDRRSRKRTILIIAGAVVLLIALFFVLHGFGGQEAEKKDQAPRVSVVAPGAVTVEGMINVNGSLAARREMPVGSVGEGGQVRQVLVEAGDWVRAGQVLAVIDRSVQVQQQAGSGAQIAVAEADARLAQANLDRALKLVDRGFISKADVDRLTATRDAANARVRVARASFAQIGAQIARLNIVAPAAGLVLERRIEPGQVVGGGSGVLFRIAKDGEMELKAQVGEMDLAKVTAGVSAEVTPVGGARKFTGQVWQVSPVIDPQTRQGFARIALAYAPELRPGGFASAVIKAGTMVAPMLPDSAILSDGQTSYVYIVGKGNKVERRNVKLGLVTDKGIAIASGLSGSEKVVLRAGGFLSPGETIQPVAGKP